Genomic segment of Streptomyces sp. NA02950:
ACGGCCACACCGGCGGCAGTGAGCCCGCCCGCGGCCAGTGCGCAGCTGACCAGCGCGGCCAAGCTCCTGGTGAATGCGGTCATCCTGTCGGTCCTTCGCACGCTTGTCGGGACTTTCCTTCAAGCAGCAATTCGGGGCCGACGGGCCGATGGCTTGGTCCGTCCGACAATTTGTCCGCGTGTGACAGTTACCGTCAACACCCTTGACGCGGTGGTGAATCCGGAGCACGGGACGCGCGCGTGACGGTTCGGGGAGGTAGGGTTACTCTGCCCGGGGCGGGTGCCCTCGTACGGGTGGGGAGTGTCATGGAGCAGATAACGGTAAGGAGCAGGCCACGAGTGCCTGCGATCAACTGCGGGAGCGGTGCGTCCAGCGCGCGCCTCGAACGCCATCTCGCGGTGATGGGCGGCCCGGCCGTCCCGGAGCGGGAGGCCGAGGGCGCGACGGTGCTGATGCAGGAGCTCACCGCGCGCGACCATGTGCGCGCGAAGAACAGCCGGAGTGCGCGGGTTTCGCTGTTCGCGCCGCTGCGCCGGCTGCGCCGCTCGCTCTTCGGCAGTCGCGGCTGACCCGCCCGGTCCACCGGGTTCTCAGGTTTCCGAGGTTGGTCGTCCGCATCCCGGGCAGGCACGAGAACACCCGGCCCGCTCCAGCCGGTGTGGCCGTGCTGTGAGGCACCGCACACCCGGGCCGTTCCGGGATGCCGACGAAGGATGACGCTCCGGCTCACCGTCCGCCGCGCGCGTAGCGGCGGACGGTGAGCGGCATGAACACCGCCACCAGCAGCAGCGACCAGCCGATCGACGCCGCCACCGGGTGTGCGAGCGGCCAGGCCGCGTCCGGGTCCGCCGCCACGTTCCCGAACAGATCACGGCAGGCGGCCACCACCGCGCTGATCGGATTCCAGTCGGCGACACAGCGCAGCCAGCCGGGCATCCCGTCGGTCGGCACATAGGTGTTGGACACCATCGGCAGCGAGAAGGTGAGGCTGGAGAGCTGGCCCGCGGCCTCCTCCTTGCCCACCACCATGCCCAGGTACTGCCCGATCCAGGCGGTGGCCAGGCGGAACAGCAGCAGCAGCGCGAACGCCCCGAGTGCGGCCCCCGGCCCGCCCCGTATCCGCCACCCCACCGCGAGTCCGAGCAGCGCCAGCGGCACCAGCCCCACGGCGGCGATCAGCACATCCGAGGCGACCTGGCCCAGCGGTACGGCGGCGCGACTCATCGGCAGGGTGCGGAAGCGGTCGATGACCCCGCGCTGCATGTCCTGCGCGGTGCCGATCATCCCGGTGAGGATGCCGCCCGCCGCGATCGAGACGAACAGCCCCGGAACCAGGTACTCGCGGTAGTCGCCCGAGCCCGGCACCTGGATCGCGCTGCCGAAGACATAGCCGAAGAGCACCAGCATCATCAGCGGTGCGACCAGGGTGATGGTGAACAGCGCCGGGGCGTGCCGCAGCCGGGTCAGCTGACGGCCCAGCATGGCCGCGGTGTCGCGGGCGGCCCAGCGGATCGTGGTGTCGCTCATACGGCGGCCTCCTCGGGGGTCGCGGTGCGGTGGGTGAGCCGGAGGAAGACCTCGTCCAGGGTGGGGCGCCGCACCGAGGCGTCGGCCAGCGGCACCCCGGCCGCGTCCAGCTCCCGGACCACCCGGGGCAGGGTGAGGGCGGGGTCGCCCGACGCCGCGCCGACGGTGCGGTGTTCGGCGTTGAGCTCCGGCCGTGAACCGGTGAGGTTGCCGAGGACAACGGCTGCGCCCTCGAGTGCGTCCGCCTCCGCGACCACCACCTCGATCCGCTGTCCGATCGTGGTCTTCAGCTGGTCGGGGGTGCCGGTGGCGACGGTCCGGCCCTGGTCGATCACCACGATGTCGTCGGCCAGCCGGTCGGCCTCCTCCAGGTACTGGGTGGTCAGCAGCACGGTGGTGCCCGCCCGGGCCAGTGCGCGGACGCCGTCCCAGATCGCGCCCCGGCTGCGCGGGTCCAGACCGGTCGTCGGCTCGTCGAGGAAGAGGACGGCCGGTTCGGTGAGCAGACAGGCGGCGAGGTCCAGCCGGCGGCGCATCCCGCCGGAGTAGGTGCGGGCGGGGCGGTCGGCCGCCTCGGTCAGGTCGAAGCGGTCCAGCAGTTCGTCGGCGCGCCGCCCGGCGGCGGCTCCGCGCAGCCGCTGGAGGCGGGCGAAGAGCCGCAGGTTCTCGCGGCCCGTCAGATCCCCGTCCACCGAGGCGTCCTGGCCGGTGACGGCGATCCGGCGGCGCACCGCACGGGGGTTCCGTACGACGTCGTGGCCCGCGACGCGCGCCGTGCCGGAGTCCGGGGCGCTCAGGGTGGTGAGGATGCGGACCGCGGTGGTCTTGCCCGCGCCGTTGGGGCCGAGCAGACCGCAGACGGTGCCGGGCGGGACGGCGAGATCGAGTCCGCGCAGGGCGTGCACATCGCCGAAGATCTTGTGCAGGCTGTCACTAAGTACAGCGTACGTATGTGGCATGCGACTCACTGTAGCTCACTACGTACGCTGTACGTAACTAGGATGGTGGGCGAGGTGATGATCAATGGCAGCCAGTGGCCGGGCGGCCGGGCCGGACGTGATCTGGGCGCTCCCCGAGCGCACCGGCCGTGGCCCGCGCCCCGCGTACACCCGTGACGACATCGCCGAGGCCGCGGTGCGGATCGCGGACGAGGCGGGGATGGACGCGGTGTCGATGCGCCGGGTGGCCGCGGCCGTCGGCTGCGGCACGATGTCGCTCTACAACTACGTGCCGCGGAAGGAGGACCTGGTCGATCTGATGGTGGACCGGGTCGCCGGCGAGTACGAGCTGCCCGGGAAGCCGTCGGGGGACTGGCGGGCCGATATGCTCGGCCTCGCCCGTCAGGGCCGCGCCCTGATGCACCGTCACCCCTGGCTGCCCGCCGCCGTCCTGCCCACCGGCGCCCTGGGCCCCAACGGGCTGCGGTACATGGAGTTCTGCCTCGCCGCGCTGGAGGGCTCGGGCCTCGACGACGGCCTCAAGATCGAACTGATCGGCATGGTCAACGGGGCGGTGATCTCGTACGTCTCCTCCGAGCTGGCCACCGCCCGGCAGCGGCGGGCCTCGGAGCACACGGCCGAACAGCGCCAGGCGGCCCAGGCCGGCTATCTCGCGCGGATCGTCGCGAGCGGCGACTATCCGCACCTCTCCCGCACCTTCGCCGCAGCCCCCGCCGCCGGCGATCCGGACGAGACCTTCGACCGGCTCCTCGGCCGCGTCCTGGCCGGATACGCGGCCGCCTGCTGATTCCCCGGGTCCGCACCCCGGGGGGCGCCCCCTCACACCAGGGCGAACTGGCCCTCCGGGCCCTCCTCGTGGTGGTCGAGCACCGAGGCCGGGCGACGGGCCGCGGCGGGCACCGGCAGCACACCCGCCTCGCGCAGCTCCGCGGCGGCGATCAGCGGGCTGTCCAGCAGCCGGGTGGCCAGGTCGCGGCGGTGAGGGCGGAGTTCGGCGAGCAGCGCCAGCACGGTGATCAGCTCGAGCAGTTCGGAGGTCCAGGCGGACGGCCAGACCCCCGGTACGACCGCCTCCAGGGTCCCCGGCTCACCCCGGGCCGTACGCCGCTCGAACCAGCTCTCCAGCACCCGCACCCCGTGGGCAGGGAACTCCCACGCGCCACGCGGCACCGGGGAAATCCGGCCCTCGCCCAGACACAGGGCCGCCGTCTCCGGGTCGTAGTCCAGGGAGTCCGGCAGGCCGCGCGCGGGGAGCGGAGCGCGTACGTACGGGCGCTGGCCGCCCGGCATACGCGGGCGCTCGCCACTGTGCGCCCCGCGCGTATGCAGCCACAGCGCACGCCGCCCCAGCTCCACGCCCTGCGCCCAGACCTCCGGATCGGCCGTCAGCGGAACGGCGCAGGGCGCGGAGTGCGCCGTGGCGGCGGTCCAGGCGAGCAGATCCGCGGCGGAGACGGGGTGGCCCAGCCGGGCGCCGAGGTGGTCCAGCAACCCCGGCGCGACATTGGGCTCCCGGCCGCCGGGCCGCCGGTAGAGCGGACGGATCCGGCCCGGACGACCCGCCGCGGACCAGCCGTCCGGCAGCACCGCGGAGAAGGTGAGCACCGGCTCGGGATCGGGCCCGGCCGCCGCTTCGACCACATGGATCTGCTGGTCGTCGGCGACCCGCCACAGTTCGGGCCGGGCGGCGTCGATCAGCCGGTGGTCCGGTATCAGCCACTGCTGGTCGAACGGCCCGTACGCCACCCGCACCGGCTCCGGGCACGGACCGCCGGCCCGCACCAGCCGGGCGGTGGAGGTCCGCTGGCCGGGCAGCTGGGCCACGGAGGTGTGCAGGGACCGGGCGCGGGACGGCCGGAACAGCGCGGCGCGCTCCGCCGTGTCCCCGGCGGCCACCAGCCGCTCCCACCGCGCGGTGAGCGAGGCGGCGTCGGGCGCCATCACCCACGCCCGGCCCAGCCGCAGCGGGGCCACGGACCACGGCATCAGGTCCCCAAGCGGTACGTCCCGTTCTCCCACGCCCGGCATGGTATCCACGCACCCCCGAACCCCGCGTCCCCCGCCCGTCGGGGCCGCGGCCCGCGCCCGCCGTCCCGGCCCGCCGCGCCGGAACGCGCACCGGCGCTTCCCGGCGGGGCCGAGCGCGGCGCGCGCGTGGGCGTGCCACCGGCGCACCCACGGCGTGCCAAGCGGCTACCGCGGTCGCTCGTGCTGCCGCGTCCGTCGGCCGTCGTCCCGGACCGCGGCGGCGGGACGCGGACCGCCGTGAGCGCATCCGCGGCGCGCCACTCGGCTGACGGTGGTGCGCCTGGTGCCGCGGCCCGCGTAGCGCCCCGCGCGGCCACGCGAACCGGCGTGCCCCGGCTCGGGGCGTGTGTCGGCCCGCCTTCGGCGGACGGGTAACGAACCACTCGGCCGGCGGCGGGTCGCTCGTGCTGCCGCGTCCGTCGGCCGTCGTCCCGGACCGCGGCGGCGGGATGCGGACCGCCGTGAGCGCATCCGCGGCGCGCCACTCGGCTGACGGCGGTGCGCCTGGTGCCGCGGCCCGCGTAGCGCCCCGCGCGGCCACGCAAACCGGCGTGCCCCGGCTCGGGGCGTGTGTCGGCCCGCCTTCGGCGGACGGACAACGAACCACTCGGCCGACGGCAGTCACTCCGCCTCGAGGGTGACCGTGAAGGAGAACCGGTCGCCGCGGTAGTGGATCCGTGCCACGTCCACCACTCGGCCGGCCTCGTCGTAGGTCACCCCGGTGTAGTGCAGGATCGGGCTGAGCAGCGGGACCTCGAGGAGGCGGGAGGTCTCCGGGTCCGCGAGCCGGGCCTCGACGGTGTCGGTGATCCGGCTGATCCGCACCCCGACCACGTCGCGCAGCACCTTCGTCATCGGCCAGCGCTCCAGATCGGCGAGGTCGATGCGGTCGGCGAGATCGGGGCGGACCAGGTTCTCCGCCCAGTTGGTCGGCTCGTCGCTCCGCCCGTCGCGGCGCAGCCGCCGGTACCCGGCCGCCTCGTCCAGGCCGGGGAAGTACTCCGCCAGTTCCGCCGGGACCGCCGCCGGACCGTGGTCCAGCACCGTCGTCCGCTCACCGGACTGCTGGGCCACGATCGCGTCCACCGAACCCAGCAGCCGTACCGGGGAACCGCGTCGCGCGCTCGGTTCGATGAAGGTGCCGCGCCGCCGGTGGCGGCTGATGAGGCCCTCCGTCTCGAGTTCCTTCAGCGCCTGCCGCATGGTGAGCACGCTGACGCCGTAGTGCTCGGCGAGCCGGTCCTCGGTCGGCAGCCGCAGCGGGTCGTTCGGCCCGCGGCCGAGTATCGAGGCGCGCAGCGACTGCGAGACCTGGTACCACAGCGGCAGCTTGCGGTTCAGGGCCACGGAGTCGGGGGCGAAGGTGGTCACGGGGGCGCGGTCTCCGGTCGCGGTCACGGTCACGGTCCTGGGGGCAGGTGGCGGGTGGCGGACGCCGCGGTGTGCGGGGCAGCACCGCGGCGGGGCCCGTCACGGGCGGAAGTGGCGCTCCAGACCCTGCCATACGTCGTCGTAGCCCGTCTGGAGGTGGTCCGCCGCCATGGCCTGCGGGGTGGCGGTGACCGGCCAGCGCGTCTCGAACATGAAGGCCAGCCCGTCGTCCACCTTGCGTGGTGCCAGCTCGGCGGCGCTGGCGCGCTCGAAGGTCTCGTGGTCCGGGCCGTGCGCCGACATCATGTTGTGCAGGGAGCCGCCGCCGGGCACAAACCCCCCGGGGCCCGCGGTCTTGGCGTCGTACGCGCCCTCGATCAGCCCCATGTACTCGCTCATCACATTGCGGTGGAAGTACGGCGGGCGGAAGGTGTCCTCGCCCACCAGCCAGCGCGGCGCGAAGACCACGAAGTCCACGCCCGCGAGCCCCGGGGTGTCCGACGGCGAGGTGAGCACGGTGAAGATGGACGGGTCCGGGTGGTCGTAGCTGATGGTGCCCAGCACATTGAAGCGGCGCAGGTCGTACACGTACGGCACGTGGTTGCCGTGCCAGGCGACGACGTCCAGCGGGGAGTGGTCGTAGGTCGCCGCCCAGAGGTTGCCGCAGAACTTGCTGACCACCCGCACCGGCCGCTCGACGTCCTCGTACGCGGCCACCGGTGCCAGGAAGTCCCGCGGGTTGGCGAGTCCGTTGGCGCCGATCGGGCCGAGGTCGGGGAGGACGAACGGACGCCCGTAGTTCTCGCAGACGTAGCCGCGCGCGGTCGGGTCCAGCAGCTCCACCCGGAACCGCACCCCGCGCGGGATCAGCGCCATGTGCCCCGGCTCGGCGCGCAGCAGCCCGAACTCGGTGCGCAGCAGTAGCCCGCCGCGCTCGGGGAGGATCAGCAGTTCGCCGTCGGCGTCGCTGAACACCCGGTCGGTCATGGACGCGTTGGCGGCGTAGAGGTGGACGGCCATCCCCGAGCGCTCCGCGGCGTCCCCGTTGCCGCCGAGGGTCCACAGCCCGGACAGGAAGTCGGTGCCCACGGGCGGCTCCGGCAGCGGGTCCCAGCGCAGCCGGTTGGGGTCCGGCACGGTCTCGGTGAACGGCGCGCCCCGCACCGATCCGTTGTCGATCCGCAGATACGGCGGGTGGGCCGCCGAGGGGCGGATGCGATACAGCCAGGAGCGGCGGTTGTGGGCACGCGGCTCGGTGAAGGCGGTGCCGCTCAACTGCTCCGCGTACAGCCCCAGCGGGGCGCGCTGCGGGGAGTTGCGCCCGATGGGCAGTGCGCCGGGCACGGCCTCGCTGCTGTGCTCATTGCCGAATCCGGAGGAGTAGACGAGCCCTTCGGCCGTCTTCCGTGCCTGCTCGGTCCCCGTGCCGTCGTCCATCGTGCGCTCCCGAAGCTCGACCTCGCCGCCCAACCATTCCTATGTCAGACGATAGGAATCGAAGGCGGGAACGTCAATGATCGGGCAGGATGGTGGCGTGCCCATACCGCCCCTCCGCCGTAATCCGGTTCAGCGCCGCAGCGCCGAGCGCCTCGGACGGATCCTCGACGCCTGCGCCGAACTGCTCGACGAGATCAGCTACGAGCAGCTGAGCACCCGTGCGGTGGCCGAGCGCGCCAACGTCCCCATCGGCTCGGTCTACCGCTTCTTCTCCAACAAGCGGGCCATGGCCGAGGCCCTGGCCCACCGCAATCTCGACGAGTACGCCGAGCGGATCACCCGGCGACTGGCGGACTCCGGTCCGGATTGCGGCTGGCGCGAGGCGATGGACATCGTCGTCGACGAGTACCTGGGGATGAAGCGCGGGGCGCCCGGCTTCGCGCTGATCGAGTTCGGGATGCCGGTCCCGGCCACCGGAGTGGCCGACCAGCCCAACTACTTGGTGGCGGACCGGCTGCGCACACTGCTCGCCGATCGGCTCCGCGGTGAGGGGGTGGAGGGGGCCGACGGCGAGGGCGAGGCCGGGGAGCGGCTGCGGATCGCCTTCCTGCTGGCGGTCGAGGCCGCCGACGCCCTGCTGCGGCTGGCGTTCCGGGTGGACCCCGAGGGCGATCCGGCCATCGTCGCGGAGACCAAGGAGCTGCTGCGCGCCTATCTGGCGCGTGTCCTGGACTGAGCCGCCGGCCCGCCGTCCCGTGGAGGGACTGGCCGTCGCGTGGAGGAACTGTCGGGGGAGCGCCATCCCGTGGAGGGAAGGAGTTCACTCCGGCGCCTCCCGGGCATGCGTACCAGTCGGTATGGTGAGGGGTCCCGGCGGACCGAGCCCCCACAGAGGGAGTAGCCATGAGTCCCACTGCCCGTACGGCCCTGCGTATCTGCCCGCTCTGCGAGGCCACCTGCGGGCTGACCCTGACCGTCGAGGAGGGCAGGGTCACCCGGGCGCGCGGCGATGACGACGATGTCTTCAGCCGCGGCTTCATCTGCCCCAAGGGTGCGTCCTTCGGGGACCTGGACGCCGACCCCGACCGGCTGCGGCGGCCGCTGGTCCGGCGCGGCGGACGGCTCCAGGAGGCCGACTGGGACGAGGCGTTCGCCGCCGTCGAGGCCGGGCTGTGGCCGGTCCTGCGCGAGCACGGAGGGCGTTCGGCGGGGGTGGTTCTCGGCAACCCCAACGTCCACACCGTGGCCGGAGGGCTCTACCCCGCGCTGCTGCTGGGTGCCCTCGGCACCCCCAACGTGTTCACCGCCAGCACTCTCGACCAGATGCCCAAGCACGTCTCCAGCGGACTGCTCTACGGGGACGCCAACGCACTGCCGGTGCCCGATGTCGACCGCACCGACCATCTGCTGGTGATCGGCGCCAACCCGATGGACTCCAACGGCAGTCTGTGCACCGCCCCCGACTTCCCCGGCCGGCTGCGGGCGCTGCGGCGGCGCGGCGGCAAGCTGATCGTGGTCGATCCCCGGCGTACCCGTACCGCCAGGATGGCCGACCGGCATGTGGCGATACGTCCCGGTACCGACGCCCTGCTCCTCTTCGCCATGGTGCGGGTGCTGTTCGACGAGGACCTGGTGGCGACGGGGGAGCTGGACGCCCACCTCAGCGGGGTGGCCGAGGTCCGGCGGCTGGCCGCGGACTTCCCACCGGAGGCGGTCGCCGACGCCTGCGACGTACCCGCGGAGGAGATCCGCGCCCTCGCCCGGGAGCTGGCCGCGGCGCCGAAGGGCGTGGTCTACGGGCGGATGGGCTCCACCACCGTCGAGTTCGGCACCCTCACCAGCTGGCTGGTCGACGTGCTCAACGCGCTCACCGGGAACCTGGACCGGCCCGGCGGCATGATGTTCCCGCTCGCCGCCACCGCGCGCCGGGAGCGTACGCCGCGCCCCGGCAAGGGGTTCGCGCTGGGCCGCTGGCACAGCCGGGTCAGCGGCCATCCGGAGGCCAAGGGCGAACTGCCGTCCGTCGCCCTCGCCGAGGAGATCGAGACCCCGGGGGAGGGGCGGATCCGGGCGCTGCTGACGATCGCCGCCAACCCCGTACTGTCCGCACCCGACGGCGACCGGCTGGAACGGGCGCTGGCCGAACTGGACTTCATGGTCAGCGTCGATCCGTACCTCAACGAGACCGCGCGCCACGCCGATGTTGTGCTGCCGCCGCCCCCGCCCAGCCAGAGCCCGCACTTCGACTTCACCTTCAACCACCTGGCCGTGCGCAACCAGGTCCGCTACTCGCGCCCCGCGGTCCCGCTGGACGACGACCGGATGAGCGAGGGCGACATCCTGGCCCGGCTGGTGCTGTGCGCGAGCGGACACGGCGGCGCCGACCCGGCGACCGTGGACGCCATGGCGATCGAGGCCGCGCTCGGCAAGGCCGTCGCCGACCCGGAGTCGCCGGTGCACGGACGGGAGACCGCCGAGCTGACCGCGCTGCTGACCGGTCGCACCGGCGCCGAACGGCGGCTGGACATGATGCTGCGGCTGGGCCCGTACGGCGACGGATTCGGCGCCGACCCCGACGGGCTGACCCTTCAGGCGGTGCTGGACCGGCCGCACGGTATCGACCTCGGCCCGCTGCGCCCGCGGCTGCCCGCCCTGCTGAAGACCCGCAGCGGCACGGTGGAGCTGTGCCCGGAGCCGATCGTGCGCGATGTGGACCGGCTGCGGCGCGCGCTGGCCGACCGGCCCACCGGTCTGGTCCTCATCGGCCGCCGCCATCTGCGCTCCAACAACAGCTGGATGCACAACGTCCCCTCGCTGGTGGGAGGCAGCAACCGCTGCACCCTCCAGGTGCACCCCGAGGACGCCGCCCGGCTGGGCCTGGCCAACGGCGGCCTCGCCCGGGTCAAGGGCGACGCGGGGGAGCTGGAGGTGCCGGTGGAGGTGACCGACGCGGTGCGCACCGGAGTGGTGAGCCTGCCGCACGGCTGGGGCCACGGCCGCCCCGGCACCCGGATGTCGGTGGCCGGGGCCCACGCCGGGGCCAACGCCAACCAGCTCATCGACGGCTCACGGCTGGATCCGCTGTCGGGCACCGCGGTGCTGAACGGCTGCCCGGTGCAGCTGGCCCCGCTCACCGAGCCCAGCGCACCGCTACCGGACTGACCAGGGGTTTTGCGCTTATTGCTCACGCGTCAAGGCCTTGTTAACGCAAAGTTGCGCCACCTAACGTCGCCTCGACCGCCACATCTGGGGGAGTTCACCGGCGAACGTGAGGTAGCCACCATGCTGACAGTCCTCGGATTCGTCATGATCGCGACATTCCTGGTGCTGATCATGATGAAGAAGATGTCCCCGATGGGTGCTCTGGTGCTCATCCCGGCGCTGTTCTGCGTCCTCGTCGGGAAGGGGGCGCATCTCGGGGACTACGTCATCGACGGCGTCGGTGACCTCGCGCCCACGGCCGCGATGCTGATGTTCGCCATCATCTACTTCGGGGTGATGATCGACGTCGGGCTCTTCGACCCGATCGTCCGGCTCATCCTGCGGTTCTGCAAGGCGGATCCGATGCGGGTGGTCGTCGGCACCGCACTGCTCGCGGCGATCGTCTCGCTCGACGGCGACGGCTCCACCACCTTCATGATCACCGTGTCGGCGATGGTGCCGCTCTACCGGCGGCTGAAGATGAGCCTGGTGGTGATGACCGGCGTCGCCGCCATGGCCAACGGCGTGATGAACACCCTGCCCTGGGGCGGACCGACCGCCCGCGCCGCCGCCGCGCTCAAGGTCGACGCCAGCGACATCTTCGTGCCGATGATCCCCGCCCTCGCCGTCGGCCTGCTCTTCGTCTTCGTGCTCGCCTACGCCCTCGGGGTGCGCGAGCGCAGGCGGCTGGGGCTGCTGACGCTCGACGGGACCCCGGCGGAGGAGTCCGAGCAGGTGCTCGTCGGCGCGGGTGCCGGAAAGGCCGGGGCCGGAAAGGCGGGCGCCGGGAAGAAGGGCGGCTCCAAGGCCGCCGCCCACGCTCCCGCCACGGCCACCGGCGGCTCCGGTGGCGGCACGGACGCCGAGGTGGCCGAGAACACCCAGGCCACCGGCTCGACCGGCTCCACCGAGGACGGTACCGACGACGAGTTCCAGGGGCTCGACCCGCACCGCCCCACCCTCCGCCCCAAGCTCTACTGGTTCAACGCGGCGCTCACCCTCGGCCTGCTGACCATGATGGTCATGGAGACGATGCCGATCCCGGTGCTCTTCCTGCTCGGCGCCGCCATCGCCCTCACCGTCAACTTCCCCCACATGGACGACCAGAAGGCCCGGGTCGCCGCCCACGCCGAGAACGTCGTCAACGTCTCCGGCATGGTCTTCGCCGCCGCCGTCTTCACCGGTGTCCTCACCGGCACCGGCATGGTCGAGCACATGGCCCGCTGGCTCGTCGACGGCGTGCCCGACGGCATGGGCCCGCACATGGCCATCGTCACCGGTGTGCTGTCCATCCCGCTGACCTACTTCATGTCCAACGACGGCTTCTACTTCGGCATCGTGCCGATCCTCGCCGAGGCCGGAGCCGCCCACGGGGTCTCCACCCTGGAGATCGCCCGCGCCTCGCTCGTCGGGCAGGCCCTGCACATGTCCAGCCCGCTGGTCCCCGCCGTCTACGTCCTCGTCGGCATGGCCAAGGTCGAGTTCGGCGACCACACCCGCTTCACCGTGAAGTGGGCGGCGCTCACCTCCCTGGTGGTGTTGGCCTCCGGACTCGTCTTCGGAATCATCTGATCCGTGCACAGGACGCCTCCACGGCCCGGTAGGGGCTGGCTGCTGCGCCTGGTCATCGCCTTCTCCTTCGCACAGGCGGCGGTGAGCATGGCCCGGCCCGCCGTCTCCTACCGGGCCCTGGCGCTGGGCGCCGACGCCCGGGCGGTCGGGGTGATCGCCGGGATCTACGCCCTGCTGCCGCTGTTCGCCGCCGTACCGCTGGGGCGCCGCACCGACCACGGGCGGTGCGCCCCGCTGCTGCCCGTCGGTGTCGCGCTGATCGCCACCGGCTGCGCCTTCAGCGCCACGGCCGGAACGCTGCCGGGCATGGCCGCGTGGAGCGGGGTGATGGGCCTGGGCCATCTGGCGTTCGTGATCGGCGCCCAGTCCATCGTGGCCCGGCAGAGCGCCCCGGCCGAACAGGACCGCAACTTCGGCCACTTCACCATCGGCGCCTCGCTCGGTCAGCTCATCGGGCCCGTCGCGGCCGGGCTGGTGGTCTCCGGCCACGACGGCGCGATGGCCCGCACCAGTGCCGCCGCGCTGGCGGTCTCCGCCGCCGTGGCGGCCTGTTCGGTCACCGCGCTGTGGCGTATCGAGCACCGGGACCGGGACGCCCGGCCGGCGGCCGCGTCCGCGGCGGAGGCGCGGCGGGTGCCGGTGCGCGCCATCCTCACGACCCGCGGGGTGGCCTCGGGCATCTTCATCAGCCTCGCCGTGCTCTCCGCGACCGACATCCTCACCGCCTATCTGCCGGTCGTCGGCGAACAGCGCGGGATCTCGCCCTCGGTCGTCGGACTGCTGCTGAGCCTGCGCGCCGCGGCCACCGTCGGCTGCCGGCTGGCCATCACCCCGATGATCCGGCTGCTGGGGCGTACCGCGCTGATGGCCGCCGGCTGTCTGGGCGCGGCGCTGTTGTGCGCGGGCATCGCCCTGCCGCTGCCCGCCTGGGCGCTTGGTGCGCTGCTGGCCGGGCTCGGCTTCTGCCTCGGCGTCGGCCAGCCGCTGTCGATGACCACCGTCGTCCAGGCCGCCCCGGACGGAGCCGGGAGCACCGCGCTCGCGCTGCGGCTGACCGGCAACCGGCTGGGCCAGGTCGGGGCGCCCGCCTCCGCCGGGGTGCTCGCCGGGCTCGCGGGCACCGCCGCCCCCTTCGTCATGCTGGGCGGGCTGCTGCTGGTCTCGGCCGCGATCGCGATACGCCCGCTGCGCACGGGCGGGACCGCGGATGTCTCCGCCCGGAAGACGGGATCCCCCTCCCTCGCACGGGACACCACCGACCCCGCTGCCCGTAACGCGGACACCTCCGGCCACTGACCCGCCCCTTCCGTCCCGTTCGGGACCCTCCCACCAGAGCCGCGCCCTGGGCGGTGCGCGGACTCCTGCCATCGGTGTGGCGATCCCGGCGCGGCCAGGGGGCTTGGGTCCGGCCGGTCGCGCCAGCCCCGAAGTCCTCGTCGTTCCAGAGGCCGTCGAGGCGGTCGCGGATCCACATCGCGGTAGTGC
This window contains:
- a CDS encoding MFS transporter yields the protein MARPAVSYRALALGADARAVGVIAGIYALLPLFAAVPLGRRTDHGRCAPLLPVGVALIATGCAFSATAGTLPGMAAWSGVMGLGHLAFVIGAQSIVARQSAPAEQDRNFGHFTIGASLGQLIGPVAAGLVVSGHDGAMARTSAAALAVSAAVAACSVTALWRIEHRDRDARPAAASAAEARRVPVRAILTTRGVASGIFISLAVLSATDILTAYLPVVGEQRGISPSVVGLLLSLRAAATVGCRLAITPMIRLLGRTALMAAGCLGAALLCAGIALPLPAWALGALLAGLGFCLGVGQPLSMTTVVQAAPDGAGSTALALRLTGNRLGQVGAPASAGVLAGLAGTAAPFVMLGGLLLVSAAIAIRPLRTGGTADVSARKTGSPSLARDTTDPAARNADTSGH
- a CDS encoding CitMHS family transporter, yielding MLTVLGFVMIATFLVLIMMKKMSPMGALVLIPALFCVLVGKGAHLGDYVIDGVGDLAPTAAMLMFAIIYFGVMIDVGLFDPIVRLILRFCKADPMRVVVGTALLAAIVSLDGDGSTTFMITVSAMVPLYRRLKMSLVVMTGVAAMANGVMNTLPWGGPTARAAAALKVDASDIFVPMIPALAVGLLFVFVLAYALGVRERRRLGLLTLDGTPAEESEQVLVGAGAGKAGAGKAGAGKKGGSKAAAHAPATATGGSGGGTDAEVAENTQATGSTGSTEDGTDDEFQGLDPHRPTLRPKLYWFNAALTLGLLTMMVMETMPIPVLFLLGAAIALTVNFPHMDDQKARVAAHAENVVNVSGMVFAAAVFTGVLTGTGMVEHMARWLVDGVPDGMGPHMAIVTGVLSIPLTYFMSNDGFYFGIVPILAEAGAAHGVSTLEIARASLVGQALHMSSPLVPAVYVLVGMAKVEFGDHTRFTVKWAALTSLVVLASGLVFGII
- a CDS encoding TetR/AcrR family transcriptional regulator, with protein sequence MIGQDGGVPIPPLRRNPVQRRSAERLGRILDACAELLDEISYEQLSTRAVAERANVPIGSVYRFFSNKRAMAEALAHRNLDEYAERITRRLADSGPDCGWREAMDIVVDEYLGMKRGAPGFALIEFGMPVPATGVADQPNYLVADRLRTLLADRLRGEGVEGADGEGEAGERLRIAFLLAVEAADALLRLAFRVDPEGDPAIVAETKELLRAYLARVLD
- a CDS encoding molybdopterin-dependent oxidoreductase, which gives rise to MSPTARTALRICPLCEATCGLTLTVEEGRVTRARGDDDDVFSRGFICPKGASFGDLDADPDRLRRPLVRRGGRLQEADWDEAFAAVEAGLWPVLREHGGRSAGVVLGNPNVHTVAGGLYPALLLGALGTPNVFTASTLDQMPKHVSSGLLYGDANALPVPDVDRTDHLLVIGANPMDSNGSLCTAPDFPGRLRALRRRGGKLIVVDPRRTRTARMADRHVAIRPGTDALLLFAMVRVLFDEDLVATGELDAHLSGVAEVRRLAADFPPEAVADACDVPAEEIRALARELAAAPKGVVYGRMGSTTVEFGTLTSWLVDVLNALTGNLDRPGGMMFPLAATARRERTPRPGKGFALGRWHSRVSGHPEAKGELPSVALAEEIETPGEGRIRALLTIAANPVLSAPDGDRLERALAELDFMVSVDPYLNETARHADVVLPPPPPSQSPHFDFTFNHLAVRNQVRYSRPAVPLDDDRMSEGDILARLVLCASGHGGADPATVDAMAIEAALGKAVADPESPVHGRETAELTALLTGRTGAERRLDMMLRLGPYGDGFGADPDGLTLQAVLDRPHGIDLGPLRPRLPALLKTRSGTVELCPEPIVRDVDRLRRALADRPTGLVLIGRRHLRSNNSWMHNVPSLVGGSNRCTLQVHPEDAARLGLANGGLARVKGDAGELEVPVEVTDAVRTGVVSLPHGWGHGRPGTRMSVAGAHAGANANQLIDGSRLDPLSGTAVLNGCPVQLAPLTEPSAPLPD